From the genome of Armatimonadota bacterium:
CATGAGTTGGCGCTTGACCCGGTTGCTCTCGAGCCGCATCACTACCTGAGCACCCTTACTGCGAGCGACACGAACGACCTCTGCGACGACGGTGTCCGGAATGTCGATCGCATGAATCAGAACCGTGTCATCGGCGGACAGAGAGGTCGAGTGGGTGCAGAGCAGCTCGGCGAGCTTGGTGACGCGCGGGTCGGTCATGCGCGAAAGGTTACCGCCACGCACACGGACTGGTTCTCCTTTACGCCTTCTTGCGCCGGCAGCAAACACAGATGAACCTCGGTTGCCTTAGGAGGCCATGGCAGCTCCGCTTTGATTGAGCGCGTTGCGCGCTTGCCTTACTTCTGCCGAAGCGTTACGGTTCGATCGCCAAGGCCGTCGGTGAACGTCGCGGTCTCACCGTCCGGCCACGACACCCGAACCTCGACGGGACGGTCGTCCTTCCCGAATCCGAAGAAAAGGCACGACGTGGATTGAGAGAGATAACCCGAACCGGCGTAAACCTCCGCCGTCTGTTTCGCTCCTTTCTGCGACAGCACCGTCACCTTCGCGCCGACCGCTGTCGGGTTGCCGGGTTTGCCTTCAAGTCTCACATTCAGCAGTCTGTTCCCGGCGTTTCCCCTGTTCTGGAAAACGCGCAGCCTGCCGCTGTTGGTGCCGACGGTCAGGTCCGGCCAGCCGTCATCGTTGACGTCCGCAACGGCCATGCCCTTCGCGTCCTCCGGTACGATCAGCGCGCTCTCCTTCGGCCAGACAGGTGCGAACTCACCGTTTCCGAGGCCTTCGAGCAGGACGCTCAGTCCGCCGTCCCAGCGCCCGGTCTCCCGCTGAGGCCCGAAGAAGTTCTGGACGATGTAGATGTCCGGCGCGCCGTCTCCATTGAAGTCCGTAATGGAAACTCCATACCCCGGTGAGGCCTGGACGAAGCGCGGGAGCGGGCGCACGTCGAACGTACCGTCACCTCGGTTGATGAACACCGCTGATTCCAAGAAGTTTGCGCTCAGGCCAGTCGACTTCGAGAGCTTCTCCGGCGTGTAGATGTCCTGCGTCGTCGCCAGCGCAAACTCTCTGTACGTCCCGAACTTGTCGGCGACGAACGGCATCGCGTTTGCACTGCAGCTGCGTCCTCGCACCGGGTACTCCGTGCCGTCCTCGAACATCGACTCCACCAAGTCCAGGCGTCCGTCTCTGTCGAAGTCGCTCGCATACAGCCTGGCCGGATATTGCGGGCTGGCGATGTATTTGGTGTTGAGCCCGGCGTTGGTCGCTACGAAGTCGATGTCGCCGTCGCCGTCCACGTCACCCGCTGCGATGCCGTTCCACCAGCCGGTATGCCCCGCGAGCCCGGCCTCCTCCGTCGCATCGGCCAACTTGCCTTGCGCGTTGAGGTACAGCTTGACGGATCCCCATTCCACGGCGATCAAGAGGTCTGGCCACCCGTCCCCGTTCGCGTCGGACCACACCGCGCCGGTCACCAGTCCAATCCGCCTCAAACCGGGCGCAAGCGTGTCGCTGACGTCCACGAACTTTCCGCCGTCGTTGCGCAGGAGCCGACTGTTGGGCGTCTCCGGATACTTGCCCGGAACCACTCTAGCGCCGACGAACAGATCGAGGTCTCCGTCTCGGTCGAAGTCGCAGGCCGCCGCTACACTCCCGCTGTCCGCAAACGAAGGCAACGTCCCGGCGGACGCCTTCGCGAAGGAACCTGAGCCGTCGTTGAGGTACAGGCGATCGCGCAAGAGCCTGTTCCCCGGACTGCTTTCGACTCCTCCGCTCACGACGAACAGGTCCTGGTCGCCGTCGCCATCCGCATCAAACCAGAGACAGGCCATATCTTCGCAGGCCGCGTCTTCGTTCCAAGGCCCGCCAGTGGCCTTCACGAACTTGCCGTCTTCACCGCGAATGAAGAGCGCCCCCGGCTGGCCCGCCGCGCCACCGACGAACAGGTCATCGTCGCCGTCCCCATCCGCATCGCCCCAGGCGAGACCCGGACCCAGCTGCGAAAGCTTGTATGGCAAGAGCGGCTCCCGCTCGTAGTCGTCGAACGGCTGCTCCGTGTGAACAAACTCCAGGCCGGCCTCTCCGGTTGTGTCAACAAACTGCCCTTCATAATGAGCGGTCTTCGGCGGGGCTGGCCGCGACGAAGCTTTTGGCTCCGTCAACGTGTAAAACCTGTCGGCTCGCAAGTCCTTGACGACTTGCTTCACACCGCTCGGCCAATCTACGGTTAGCCGAGAGACGCGCTCCGAATCTCCCAGTCCGAAATGAATGAGCGGCTCGTCCTGCGACAGATACCCCCGGGCGAGCGTCAACTGCCTCACCTGCGATCCCGCCTCAGTTTCCACGGTTACCTTCGCCCCCACTCCGAAGCGGTTGCTCTGCGTACCGACGAGCCGGATCAGAAGCCTGTGCTCCGACTGGCTGTCGTTTCGATAAACGATCGCGGGGTCGTGCATGTTGTTTATAACGATGTCGAGATCCCCGTCGCGGTCTAAATCGGCGAACGCAGCCCCATGAGTCACGCCGCGAAAGTCGAGACCCCACTGCCCGCCCACGTTTTCAAACTCGAGGTCTCCGAGGTTTCGGAAAGCCAAGTTAGACTCAGGCTGGCGCGGGCGTTCGTCAATCAGCCGACTCGCCTCATCGTTGCGGCCCTGCTCCATCAACAACTCCCACTTTGTCGTCCAGTCTGAGTCGTTGACGTTCTTCTCCATTCCGTTCGTAACGAATACGTCCACCCGCCCATCGTTGTCGAGGTCGCCGAACTTGATCGACCAGCTCCAGTCCGTATTCGCCAGACCGGTCAAGTAGGCGACCTCCATCAAGCGGTCCGTGCCCGTGTTGAGGTAGAGCGTGTTCCGCATGTACTGTCTCGGCTCGGCGGAATCGAGGAACCACGCCGACCAGCCCATCGCGCCCATGGTGGTCTTCTGCATGAAGTGGGTGGTGCTGGACATGTCGCCGACCATGAGATCGAACAGCCCATCGTTGTTGATGTCCGCCGAGTCGGCGCCCATAGAGAACCACGTGGTGTGGGGAACGGTCTCCTCAATCACATCGGTAAAGGTGCCGTCGCCGTTGTTCCGGTAAAGGTGGTCGGACGACTTCAGATCGTTTGCCACGTAGATGTCAGACCAGCCGTCGTCGTTGTAGTCCCACCAGGTCGCCGACAGGCCCAAGTCATAGCCGCCGATGCCCGCCTCGTCCGACACGTTCGTGAAGGTCCCGTCGCCGTTGTTGCGGTAAAGAAAGTCTCTTTGGCCAGCTTCCACGTAACGCCCGCTCATGAGCGCCCACTGGTCCCACTGGTCCGGGCGGATGGTGAGTTCGCCGTCGATCTCAATGTACTGGATGATCGGTGCTTCTGCGTAGGCCGAGAGAAGACGGTAAGTTACGAGATACAGGTCGAGGTCGCCGTCCCGGTCGTAGTCCGCGAACGCAGCCATCGTGCTAGCGCCGGGGTTTGCAACGCCCGCAGCTGCGGCCGATTCCTTGAACGTGCCGTTGCCCTGGTTGATATACAGCAGGTCAGGAGCGTTGATGTTGCAGACGAACAGGTCGAGGTCGCCGTCGTTGTCGACGTCCGCAAAGCTGGCTCCGGCACCCATCGCATCCCCGCCGTCAACCCCGGCCTTCGACGTAACGTCTTCAAAAACCAGATCGCCGACTTGGCGGTACAAACGGTTGGCGCCGTCTTGGCTGACGAAATAGATATCCGGCTTTCCGTCGCCATCGTAGTCCCCAACGCACACGCCGGACCCGTTGAAGAGGTACTTCTTGTAATGCTCCTTCAGAAGAACGTTCTGAAAATCGATGCCCGACTCATCGGGGGAGAGAGCGTGAAAGAGCTGGTCACCGCCGCTTGAAGGGTTTGCGAGCGCCACCGACTTTACAAGGCTCTGTACGCGCGCATCTTTGCGGCATCCCGACAACAAGAAGAGAGCTGAAAAGAGTGCTCCACAAAGTAGCACAGTAGACGAAGAAACACGCCGGAATCCCGGGGTTCTGGTCGGAGCGCTGTTATTGCTCTGCATGTAACGATCTCCTTTCCCTGACCGCTCTCTGTTCGCCGGCGCGAAATCCTTGAAGGGCTGATCCAGGAACAAAGTATACAATAGTCGGGCTAGGTTCGCGGCCGCTGCACAGCGTTCGCAGGTGGCGTGCGGCGACGCCCGGATCAGCCATGCGCCAGTGGTTATCGCTAAGGACTAAGACGCCCCGGCACTTCTCTGTGCCAGGGCGTCGAGTTCAGCATTTAGCTGAGGTCGTTAGGCTGCCTTCTTGCGTCGTCTGCGAGCGACGAGCGCGGCTAGACCCAGGCCTAGAGCGATCATCGAAGCAGGCTCCGGGATCGGGGCCGCAATTCCGAGGTGCCCGTTGTTCCCAGTCTGGCCATCGAAGTCCCTTGGGTTCGGCGCGAACGGACCGGTCAGGTTGCCGGCAATGTCCGCGGTGAACCCGGTGTCCGGAGATCCCTGAAGCACGCCGGCCAGCGTGTAGCCGCCCGCCCGGTAGCCGCTCAGGCCGCCCTGGAGCGGAAACGAGAAGCCTGGTGACGGGTTCTGGCCGAAGTCTGACTGCCACTGCGTCCCAGTAGGCAGACCCGTGTTGGTGTCTACCTCGGCAACAAACGGCGGGTCTGTAGGGAGTGTCCCCCTGGTGTGCGCCCACAGGTTTCCGGTCGCGTCATCATACGCGAGTCCGTAGACGCTCATGTTGTTCGGGAACTGGTTGAGCAGAGCCCCGCCCATGGTGGTCTCGATCAGGTCGCTGCCGAAGCTCTGCGTCCAGAAGCTTCCCGCACCGGCGTTGCCGGTCGGGTCGAACGCAAGCGCGCGCCAGGTCGTGCCCGTGCCGGGCGTGGTGCCGAATATAATCTGAGTTCCGCCGCTTCCGTCGGCGTTGTGGCGAGCCACTCCCCCGCCCCAGCCGAAGTAGACGTTGTTCGCCCGGTCAACCGCGCCGTCTCGATACCCCCAGGCATCAGTCACAGCTCCAGCGACTTGGTTGTACTGGCCTGTGAGCGTGCCGGTCGCGTCCAGCAGATAGACCACATTTGCTCTACCGCCTGCAGCCGGGATGAGCCGAGACGAAAGGTGAAAAACCTGGGCATGGGCACCCGCGAAGCAAGCGCAAAGGGCAGCCGTAATCAAATATCTAGTTATTTTCATTTTCCCTCCATCAGGAATAAAATCAGTGCCGCACGACACAGCTAACCCTCGTGAGCTTCGCCGATCTGATTATATCGGTTCGTCAAGGGTTTTCGACAGAATGGCCGAATAACAGGTAGTTTCACCAGGTCACCTCTAACGTCCAGTACCAGGGTCGTACGGTGGATCAAGACGACGTCATCGGCGGACAGAGAGGTCGAGTGGGTGCAGAGCAGCTCGGCGAGCTTGGTGACGCGCGGGTCGGTCATGCGCGAAAGCTTACCGCCAGACACAAGAACGCCCCGGCACCGTCTGTGCCAGGGCGTCTAGTGCTAGTAGCTGAGGTCGTTAGGCGAGCTTCTTGCGCCGTCTGCGAGCGACGAGCGCTGCTACACCCAGGCCGAGAGCGATCATCGAAGCCGGCTCCGGAACCGCGTTGACCCTGTAGGCTACGTCAGCGCCGATGTCTATCCAGCCAGGAGGCCCGAAGAACCCGCCATTGGGGTTCGCCTGTATGGCATTGCTGCCGCCGTTGAAGGTGCCGGCAGCCCAACGGACAACGCCCGTCTGACCGAAGGGTGAGAAGTTCATTTCCGGCTGGATGCTGGCCCAGTACGTTCCCGCAGCTGGCAGCGTGAAATTAATCGTTGCGCCGAGCACCGACGTCTCGGCAAAGCCCATTGGGCCCGAAATGGTCATTGAGCCTGGCGCGAACGTCTGGGCATATATGTCACCCTGGTTCAATGCGCCTGCGGCGTTCGGCGATGAATAGATGTTGACGTGGTAGTTGGTAACCGTGCCATCGGTGAACATACCGTTCAAGAAGCCGGCGAATCCGCCCATGAGTACTTCGATAGTCGTGACAGTCAGTTGGCTGCCTGTAACAGTGAAGTCCTCAAGAACTTGAACGTCTAACGCGCTGTTCGCAGGACTGAAGTCCTGTGCAGCGTTCAAGCCCACCAAGTCTGCACCGGTGCCGCCTGTAATGTGATCGAGGACTTGTGCGTTGGCAAATGTGCCGAGCGCGAAAACCGCCACGATAACAAGGAATTTATTGCGCATATTTTTTTTCCTACTCCGATAGAAAGAATCTCGTCAATCCCAAGCGGACAGCCATTTGGCGCTTTTGCCGCTGGCCAAGCGGCTTCTAATAAACCGCCGCCGAAGGACCAACGCTCTGATCATATCCGAACTTGACCGAGGTATTTGATTATTTCAGGGGTTTAGGCCAAATACAGGCAAAGATACCAGGACGTTAATAATGCCAGTCCAGGTTCGTCACGAGCTTTGCGTGCCGCTCGATGTACTCGCGCCTCGGTTCCACCTTGTCGCCCATCAGCCGAATGAACATGGCCTCGATCTCGACTTCTTCGGCCCGATCGTAGTTCACGCGCACGAGCTTGCGGCCTTCTGTGGACATGGTCGTCTCCTCCAGCTCCTCGGCCATCATCTCCCCGAGGCCCTTGAACCTGGTGACCGTGTACTTCTTCCGGCCGAGCTTGCTGATGATCTCGTCCCTCTCTTCTTCGCTGGCGGCGTAATGCCTCTCGCTGCTGCCCACCTTGATGACGAAGAGCGGCGGCTGTGCGAGGTAGATGTGCCCGTTGACGACCAGCGGCTTCATATACCGATAGAAGAACGTGAGCAGCAGAGTGCGGATGTGCTCTCCGTCCACGTCGGCGTCCGTCATGATGATGACCTTGTGGTAGCGCAGCTTGCTCAGGTCGAAGTTGTGCCCGCCTCCGTTTTCTTCAGCCTCGCCGATCGAGCC
Proteins encoded in this window:
- a CDS encoding VCBS repeat-containing protein, whose product is MALANPSSGGDQLFHALSPDESGIDFQNVLLKEHYKKYLFNGSGVCVGDYDGDGKPDIYFVSQDGANRLYRQVGDLVFEDVTSKAGVDGGDAMGAGASFADVDNDGDLDLFVCNINAPDLLYINQGNGTFKESAAAAGVANPGASTMAAFADYDRDGDLDLYLVTYRLLSAYAEAPIIQYIEIDGELTIRPDQWDQWALMSGRYVEAGQRDFLYRNNGDGTFTNVSDEAGIGGYDLGLSATWWDYNDDGWSDIYVANDLKSSDHLYRNNGDGTFTDVIEETVPHTTWFSMGADSADINNDGLFDLMVGDMSSTTHFMQKTTMGAMGWSAWFLDSAEPRQYMRNTLYLNTGTDRLMEVAYLTGLANTDWSWSIKFGDLDNDGRVDVFVTNGMEKNVNDSDWTTKWELLMEQGRNDEASRLIDERPRQPESNLAFRNLGDLEFENVGGQWGLDFRGVTHGAAFADLDRDGDLDIVINNMHDPAIVYRNDSQSEHRLLIRLVGTQSNRFGVGAKVTVETEAGSQVRQLTLARGYLSQDEPLIHFGLGDSERVSRLTVDWPSGVKQVVKDLRADRFYTLTEPKASSRPAPPKTAHYEGQFVDTTGEAGLEFVHTEQPFDDYEREPLLPYKLSQLGPGLAWGDADGDGDDDLFVGGAAGQPGALFIRGEDGKFVKATGGPWNEDAACEDMACLWFDADGDGDQDLFVVSGGVESSPGNRLLRDRLYLNDGSGSFAKASAGTLPSFADSGSVAAACDFDRDGDLDLFVGARVVPGKYPETPNSRLLRNDGGKFVDVSDTLAPGLRRIGLVTGAVWSDANGDGWPDLLIAVEWGSVKLYLNAQGKLADATEEAGLAGHTGWWNGIAAGDVDGDGDIDFVATNAGLNTKYIASPQYPARLYASDFDRDGRLDLVESMFEDGTEYPVRGRSCSANAMPFVADKFGTYREFALATTQDIYTPEKLSKSTGLSANFLESAVFINRGDGTFDVRPLPRFVQASPGYGVSITDFNGDGAPDIYIVQNFFGPQRETGRWDGGLSVLLEGLGNGEFAPVWPKESALIVPEDAKGMAVADVNDDGWPDLTVGTNSGRLRVFQNRGNAGNRLLNVRLEGKPGNPTAVGAKVTVLSQKGAKQTAEVYAGSGYLSQSTSCLFFGFGKDDRPVEVRVSWPDGETATFTDGLGDRTVTLRQK
- a CDS encoding PEP-CTERM sorting domain-containing protein, with the translated sequence MKITRYLITAALCACFAGAHAQVFHLSSRLIPAAGGRANVVYLLDATGTLTGQYNQVAGAVTDAWGYRDGAVDRANNVYFGWGGGVARHNADGSGGTQIIFGTTPGTGTTWRALAFDPTGNAGAGSFWTQSFGSDLIETTMGGALLNQFPNNMSVYGLAYDDATGNLWAHTRGTLPTDPPFVAEVDTNTGLPTGTQWQSDFGQNPSPGFSFPLQGGLSGYRAGGYTLAGVLQGSPDTGFTADIAGNLTGPFAPNPRDFDGQTGNNGHLGIAAPIPEPASMIALGLGLAALVARRRRKKAA
- a CDS encoding PEP-CTERM sorting domain-containing protein encodes the protein MRNKFLVIVAVFALGTFANAQVLDHITGGTGADLVGLNAAQDFSPANSALDVQVLEDFTVTGSQLTVTTIEVLMGGFAGFLNGMFTDGTVTNYHVNIYSSPNAAGALNQGDIYAQTFAPGSMTISGPMGFAETSVLGATINFTLPAAGTYWASIQPEMNFSPFGQTGVVRWAAGTFNGGSNAIQANPNGGFFGPPGWIDIGADVAYRVNAVPEPASMIALGLGVAALVARRRRKKLA